The Dromaius novaehollandiae isolate bDroNov1 chromosome 5, bDroNov1.hap1, whole genome shotgun sequence genome window below encodes:
- the FJX1 gene encoding four-jointed box protein 1: protein MKRASRAAPGSLAALGLLLLGALLGLWTALLQREAAAQRAPGPRLPPEPPGRRPPPGPWGWGRSPPARGESRGGQKTFRALLAVPGREERAAEGRSAPGGSPLPGAASPVQRGIFWSRELEEQVPPGFAAEEAAAWLSAARAARVASLERGACGRSSNRLARLSDGSRACVRYGINPEQIQGEALSYHLAGVLGMQERLPPMALSLVETRGRQWEPVREELRGSHWAEGAVVSLTRWVDNLTDVVAPAPWGAEAGAATGRRLQPLSAGELGALPPSQLVELVQWSDLILFDYLTANFDRLVSNLFSLQWDPRVMRRATSNLLRAPDGGLVFMDNEAGLVHGYRLLAMWDPYNEPLLRSVCVFREGTAQRVAELHRRRSAAAELRRRYRAREPLWARLGFLSERQAELLQARVDFVHRHIAHCRAQAAAL, encoded by the coding sequence ATGAAGCGGGcgagccgggccgcgccgggctccctGGCCGCGCTCGGGCTCTTGCTGCTGGGCGCCCTGCTGGGGCTCTGGACGGCGCTTCtgcagcgggaggcggcggcgcagcgggcgccggggccgcggctgcccccggagccgcccggccggcggccgccgccgggaccgtggggctgggggcgctccccgccggcgcggggcgagTCCCGCGGCGGACAGAAAACTTTCCGGGCGCTGCTGGCGGTGCCGGGCCGTGAGGAGCGGGCGGCCGAAGGGCGGTCCGCCCCCGGCGGCTCGCCGCTGCCGGGAGCCGCCTCCCCGGTGCAGCGGGGCATCTTCTGGAGCcgggagctggaggagcaggTGCCGCCGGGCTTcgcggcggaggaggcggcggcgtgGCTgtcggccgcccgcgccgcccgcgtgGCCTCGCTGGAGCGGGGCGCCTGCGGGCGCAGCTCCAACCGGCTGGCGCGGCTGTCGGACGGGAGCCGCGCCTGCGTCCGCTACGGCATCAACCCGGAGCAGATCCAGGGCGAGGCGCTCTCCTACCACCTGGCCGGGGTGCTGGGCATGCAGGAGCGCCTGCCGCCCATGGCGCTGTCCCTCGTGGAGACCCGCGGGCGGCAGTGGGAGCCGGTGCGGGAGGAGCTGCGCGGCTCGCACTGGGCCGAGGGCGCCGTGGTCAGCCTCACCCGCTGGGTGGACAACCTCACCGACGTGGTGGCCCCCGCGCCCTGGGGCGCCGAGGCGGGCGCTGCAACGGGCCGGCGGCTGCAGCCGCTCTCGGCGGGGGAGCTGGGCGCGCTGCCGCCTTCGCAGCTGGTGGAGCTGGTGCAGTGGAGCGACCTCATCCTCTTCGACTACCTGACGGCCAACTTCGACCGCCTGGTGAGCAACCTCTTCAGCCTGCAGTGGGACCCGCGCGTCATGCGCCGCGCCACCAGCAACCTGCTCCGCGCCCCCGACGGCGGGCTCGTCTTCATGGACAACGAGGCGGGGCTGGTGcacggctaccgcctcctcgcCATGTGGGACCCCTACAACGAGCCGCTGCTCCGCTCCGTCTGCGTCTTCCGCGAGGGCACGGCGCAGCGCGTCGCCGAGCTCcaccgccgccgcagcgccgccgccgagcTGCGCCGGCGCTACCGGGCGCGGGAGCCGCTCTGGGCGCGCCTCGGCTTCCTCTCCGAGCGGCAGGCGGAGCTGCTGCAGGCCCGCGTCGACTTCGTGCACCGCCACATCGCGCACTGCCGCGCCCAGGCCGCCGCGCTCTGa